Proteins found in one Bremerella volcania genomic segment:
- a CDS encoding peptidase M42, with translation MTKSDLDDFLDILKQLVRHPSVVGSEHAFFRYLQRELEETHAKVTLYEGLLVASGSRPDYMHISAHVDRHGLICTGPNEFQYAAFVARNRGDLLGDSVSEQTFQTIAERFHERFVQAYVPWSGTYLGKGTIKRSYLCERRGNLVFEVEGLDHVLPGTPVAYQDRLTVNYSRVSAQLDNVLTTAMLVYLFRHGFQGTVLFTAQEEAGRSWRFLLEWFRRCGIETQDLLVLDTSPFPDIATADAQQVVLRRRDANAVFNPTVVNKLELACQKYGIRYLFKDEYIARQNETRVAEGKSPSSLGSTELGRVVLASEGAIQGATLQVPTTGYHTPDESAALASIEAMLDVLCEVALED, from the coding sequence GTGACCAAGTCTGACCTCGATGATTTCCTGGATATCCTGAAACAGCTTGTACGTCATCCGTCGGTGGTTGGCTCCGAGCACGCTTTCTTCCGCTATCTGCAGCGTGAACTGGAAGAAACCCACGCCAAGGTCACCTTGTACGAAGGGCTGCTGGTCGCCAGCGGCTCGCGGCCTGATTACATGCACATCTCGGCCCACGTCGATCGGCACGGATTGATATGTACCGGGCCGAATGAGTTTCAGTACGCGGCATTCGTAGCCCGCAACCGGGGGGACCTGTTAGGGGACTCCGTTTCCGAGCAAACGTTTCAGACCATTGCCGAACGCTTTCACGAACGTTTCGTCCAGGCCTACGTCCCGTGGAGCGGAACCTATCTGGGCAAGGGAACCATCAAGCGGTCGTACCTGTGCGAACGACGTGGGAACCTGGTCTTCGAGGTGGAAGGGCTCGACCATGTGCTGCCTGGCACGCCGGTCGCTTATCAAGACCGTCTGACGGTCAACTACAGCCGGGTATCCGCTCAACTCGACAACGTCCTCACCACGGCGATGCTGGTCTACTTGTTCCGCCACGGTTTCCAAGGCACCGTCCTGTTTACCGCCCAGGAAGAAGCAGGCCGAAGTTGGCGATTTCTGCTGGAATGGTTCCGCCGCTGTGGCATCGAAACGCAGGACCTGTTGGTACTCGATACCAGCCCCTTTCCCGACATCGCCACGGCCGACGCGCAGCAGGTCGTCCTGCGAAGACGCGACGCCAATGCGGTCTTCAATCCGACGGTCGTCAACAAGCTGGAATTGGCGTGCCAGAAGTACGGCATCCGCTATCTCTTCAAGGACGAGTACATCGCTCGGCAGAATGAAACCCGCGTCGCGGAAGGAAAGTCCCCCTCTTCACTGGGCAGCACGGAACTAGGACGCGTCGTACTCGCTTCGGAAGGAGCCATTCAAGGAGCCACGCTGCAGGTACCCACCACCGGATATCACACGCCGGATGAGTCGGCGGCGCTGGCATCGATCGAAGCGATGCTCGACGTCCTTTGTGAGGTCGCGCTGGAAGATTAG
- a CDS encoding tetratricopeptide repeat protein, producing MRTLSIMVGLALLVAASSVEAQGLGQYQYKSRSNISVGRGGYADVTSPGWNSGRYSGGYHHGGDHNHHHHGNHGYGYGYGYPYYGSYWGGTSLSIGFGLPPAYGTYSFYNPGYPYGYGYSSLYPYGTYYRPSDQYLEYYLPPTEPAELNYGPQAMKQFMGLPRDFAIEPQRTGQFESLVTPVPSPLRIEAAKPVAIEQPTEQAIERAEHFIQAGDNLFQQQRYQEALGRYKDAVAAAPGYAEGHLRKGLAYLATNRPDEAVDAIELAIQQNPEIAGTSLTLDALLGNNGLAKTSIIEANARRAVTDPQNPEYLFCVGVLLFFDGDKDRALQCFQAARQAGGDADDIDAFEKYLHPTVTNPTGLDI from the coding sequence GTGCGTACCCTTTCGATCATGGTTGGTCTGGCGCTATTGGTCGCCGCGAGTAGCGTCGAAGCTCAAGGGCTTGGGCAGTATCAATATAAGAGCCGCAGCAACATCTCCGTGGGTCGGGGTGGCTATGCCGACGTGACCAGCCCTGGGTGGAACTCGGGGCGGTACTCAGGCGGATATCATCACGGCGGCGATCATAACCACCATCACCACGGCAACCACGGATACGGATATGGCTATGGTTATCCCTATTACGGTAGTTACTGGGGGGGAACCAGCCTGTCGATTGGTTTCGGCTTGCCTCCGGCGTATGGCACGTACAGTTTCTACAACCCAGGTTATCCCTATGGGTACGGTTACTCGAGCTTGTACCCATACGGAACGTACTACCGCCCCAGCGATCAGTACCTGGAGTACTACCTGCCCCCCACCGAACCAGCTGAACTGAACTATGGCCCCCAGGCCATGAAGCAGTTCATGGGGCTGCCGCGTGATTTCGCGATCGAACCTCAGCGAACGGGGCAGTTCGAGTCGCTGGTTACCCCGGTTCCCAGTCCTTTGCGAATTGAAGCGGCCAAGCCGGTGGCCATCGAGCAGCCGACCGAGCAAGCGATCGAGCGCGCCGAGCATTTCATTCAAGCAGGCGACAACCTCTTTCAGCAGCAACGTTACCAGGAAGCACTCGGTCGCTACAAAGATGCCGTGGCCGCCGCGCCTGGCTATGCCGAAGGGCACCTTCGCAAGGGGCTCGCCTACCTGGCGACCAACCGACCCGATGAGGCGGTCGATGCGATTGAGCTGGCGATTCAACAGAATCCAGAGATCGCGGGGACCAGCCTGACGTTGGATGCTTTGCTGGGAAATAACGGCCTGGCGAAGACCTCCATCATTGAAGCCAATGCTCGCCGCGCAGTGACCGACCCGCAGAATCCAGAATATCTCTTCTGCGTGGGAGTGCTGCTCTTTTTCGATGGGGACAAAGACCGTGCCCTGCAGTGTTTTCAGGCAGCCCGGCAAGCGGGAGGAGATGCGGACGACATCGATGCTTTCGAAAAGTATCTTCATCCAACGGTCACAAACCCCACGGGTTTGGACATTTAG
- a CDS encoding c-type cytochrome domain-containing protein has product MTKFPSITTTAIVVLLSGLFVSNIHAAPDEEQRLQLQALKLDIRKTSNFLKRGMIAESVELVRDIQSRMEKLGTAGDAEVTQELQDLAESLAISHGLLELEGYTLKPLTASAMAPSPMMMANDPAVPGTPAPAPAPLPTTFPTANISFTKHVAPILIARCGNCHVTGSRGGFSANTFEALMQGPAAGKVIFPGDDIGSRLIETIETGDMPRGGGSVRPPELTALKTWVKEGAKYDGLDPKAPINQAGAANPAAMMELEVAAATGNEQVSFGLDVAGVLANRCVNCHSGNNPPGGLGMDNFARFIRGGDSGAPFVPGKPEDSMIVRLIKATGNGRMPRNGPPLTGEQIAKIETWIREGGKFDGESPNDDSMMRINQIALAKKATHEQLAAMRAESSQQMWDLGMPNVQSAKVDSTNFLAYGTMGQATLQELVADADKAADKVRTILKIPTTTPLVKGKMTLYFFQKRYDYAEFGNMIERRDLPADWKGHYRYNVTDAYGSIQVPSDGEYDLEVLLGQLIASSHIASLGNGTVPDWFAEGAGRVVASRMSKKDPRVVEWDNQIESALGSMSKPDDFVMNRLSPDQASIASYAFMKAIMGRGNSYDAMMNSLRKGTNFDEAFQSAFNMTPSQLAAAWAASGR; this is encoded by the coding sequence GATGAAGAGCAGCGACTGCAGCTTCAGGCGTTGAAGCTCGACATCCGCAAGACTTCCAACTTCCTCAAACGAGGCATGATTGCCGAATCGGTGGAATTGGTTCGCGATATTCAATCGCGGATGGAGAAGCTCGGTACTGCTGGCGACGCGGAAGTGACCCAGGAACTGCAAGACCTGGCCGAGAGCCTGGCGATTTCCCACGGCTTGCTGGAGCTGGAAGGATACACGCTCAAACCGCTGACGGCCTCCGCGATGGCTCCATCCCCAATGATGATGGCCAACGATCCCGCTGTTCCTGGTACGCCGGCTCCGGCACCCGCTCCTCTGCCGACGACCTTTCCAACCGCAAACATCAGCTTCACCAAGCATGTTGCTCCGATCCTGATTGCTCGCTGCGGTAACTGCCACGTGACCGGCAGCCGAGGTGGTTTCAGCGCGAATACCTTCGAAGCATTGATGCAAGGACCAGCCGCTGGCAAGGTGATTTTCCCCGGCGACGATATTGGTAGCCGCTTGATCGAGACGATCGAAACCGGCGACATGCCGCGTGGTGGCGGCAGCGTTCGCCCACCGGAACTTACCGCCCTGAAGACTTGGGTGAAGGAAGGGGCCAAATACGACGGCCTCGACCCTAAGGCCCCGATCAACCAGGCAGGTGCCGCCAACCCAGCCGCGATGATGGAACTGGAAGTCGCTGCCGCGACAGGGAACGAACAGGTCAGCTTCGGGCTGGATGTCGCTGGCGTACTGGCCAACCGCTGCGTTAATTGCCACAGCGGAAACAACCCGCCTGGCGGCCTGGGCATGGACAACTTTGCCCGCTTCATCCGCGGGGGTGACAGCGGTGCCCCATTTGTGCCTGGCAAGCCGGAAGACAGCATGATCGTCCGCTTGATCAAAGCGACCGGCAATGGGCGGATGCCCCGCAACGGCCCACCCCTGACGGGCGAGCAGATCGCCAAGATCGAAACTTGGATTCGCGAAGGGGGTAAGTTCGACGGCGAATCGCCCAACGACGATTCGATGATGCGAATCAATCAGATCGCTCTGGCCAAGAAGGCAACCCACGAACAACTCGCCGCGATGCGGGCCGAAAGCAGTCAGCAGATGTGGGACCTGGGCATGCCGAACGTACAGTCAGCCAAGGTCGATTCGACGAACTTCCTGGCCTACGGAACGATGGGTCAAGCTACCTTGCAAGAGCTTGTCGCCGACGCCGACAAAGCCGCCGACAAGGTGCGAACCATCTTGAAGATCCCGACGACGACGCCGCTGGTTAAAGGAAAGATGACGCTGTATTTCTTCCAGAAGCGATACGACTACGCCGAGTTCGGCAACATGATCGAACGTCGTGACCTGCCAGCCGACTGGAAGGGACACTATCGCTACAACGTGACCGACGCCTACGGCTCGATTCAAGTCCCTTCCGATGGCGAGTACGACCTGGAGGTTCTTCTCGGCCAGCTGATCGCGTCGAGTCACATTGCTTCGCTGGGCAATGGAACGGTGCCCGATTGGTTTGCCGAAGGAGCCGGACGAGTCGTGGCTTCACGCATGAGTAAGAAGGACCCACGAGTCGTTGAATGGGATAACCAGATCGAGTCGGCCTTGGGTTCGATGAGCAAGCCGGACGACTTCGTGATGAACCGGCTGTCGCCCGATCAGGCCTCGATTGCCAGCTACGCGTTCATGAAAGCAATCATGGGACGCGGCAATTCTTACGATGCCATGATGAATTCGCTGCGAAAGGGAACCAACTTCGACGAAGCGTTCCAGTCGGCGTTCAACATGACTCCCTCGCAACTGGCCGCGGCCTGGGCAGCTTCGGGACGATAG
- a CDS encoding Na/Pi cotransporter family protein — MGAEILQALGGLGLFLLGMSIMTEGLKSLADDRLRKILARSTSSPVSGVFTGAMTTALIQSSSATTVAAVGLVHVGLLTFAQSLGVIFGANIGTTITGWMVALIGFKWKIGDIILPLVFVGALIRLFTKGKLRWLGTSLAGFALIFVGISALQDGMSGFQGIVTPDSFPADTLGGRLLLVLLGIVITLITQSSSAGVATALAAVHADAMTLHQAAAMVIGMDIGTTATAAVATIGGNVQARRTGFAHVIYNMMTGMMAFFILTPYFWILGKLLPGFETSDPEMALVSFHTCFNMLGVILILPFTGKFAALIEWLFPEQGNPLVKRLDPGLLATPELAVQAIQATVNDVLQTLLGEMHHLVARPESAPNPGKLADVDDALSKTREFMDQLRVQPGQAVSLSHLARIIHVLDHLYRIRNRLEEPQRISRIHADSSLTSMANLLTTMIDQIAQAELPFASEVEAAAQQINQELKTGMRGYRIEILKHTAAGELTSQTALQRTDSARWIRRQGYHLWRIVDHLSDSPHDRGEQPELS, encoded by the coding sequence ATGGGAGCTGAAATTCTACAAGCCTTAGGGGGCCTCGGACTTTTCTTGCTCGGCATGTCGATCATGACCGAGGGGCTCAAATCGCTGGCCGATGATCGCCTGCGGAAGATCCTGGCCCGTTCGACCAGCAGCCCGGTCTCTGGCGTCTTCACCGGGGCCATGACGACGGCGCTCATTCAATCCTCGAGTGCGACGACCGTTGCCGCCGTCGGACTGGTGCATGTGGGATTGTTGACGTTTGCCCAGTCCCTGGGGGTCATCTTCGGTGCTAACATCGGCACGACGATTACCGGCTGGATGGTGGCGTTGATCGGTTTCAAATGGAAGATCGGCGATATCATTCTGCCGCTGGTGTTCGTGGGGGCACTGATCCGGCTGTTCACCAAGGGGAAACTGCGCTGGCTGGGGACTTCCCTGGCCGGGTTCGCGTTGATCTTCGTCGGCATATCGGCGCTACAAGACGGAATGAGTGGTTTTCAGGGGATCGTCACGCCCGACAGCTTTCCCGCCGACACGCTCGGGGGACGGCTGCTGTTGGTGCTGCTGGGGATCGTCATCACGCTGATCACGCAGTCATCGAGCGCCGGTGTCGCCACCGCGCTGGCAGCCGTTCATGCCGATGCGATGACCCTGCACCAGGCCGCGGCCATGGTAATCGGGATGGATATCGGTACGACGGCGACCGCGGCCGTGGCAACCATTGGGGGAAACGTCCAGGCACGTAGAACCGGATTCGCCCATGTCATTTACAACATGATGACCGGCATGATGGCATTTTTCATCTTGACTCCCTACTTCTGGATCTTAGGGAAGCTTCTGCCTGGCTTTGAAACATCCGACCCTGAAATGGCACTGGTGAGCTTTCATACCTGCTTCAACATGCTGGGGGTCATTCTGATCCTGCCATTCACCGGAAAGTTCGCCGCTTTGATCGAGTGGCTGTTCCCCGAACAGGGCAACCCGCTGGTCAAACGTCTCGATCCTGGCCTGCTGGCGACCCCGGAGCTTGCCGTGCAAGCCATCCAGGCAACCGTGAACGACGTGCTGCAAACGCTGCTGGGGGAAATGCATCATTTAGTAGCAAGGCCTGAGTCAGCTCCCAACCCCGGCAAGCTCGCGGACGTCGACGACGCCTTGTCCAAAACGCGAGAGTTCATGGACCAGCTGCGAGTCCAGCCAGGGCAAGCCGTTTCCCTTAGCCACCTGGCTCGAATCATTCACGTGTTGGATCATCTCTACCGCATTCGTAATCGCCTGGAAGAGCCACAACGGATCTCACGAATTCACGCGGACTCGTCTCTAACTTCCATGGCCAATCTGCTTACCACCATGATCGACCAAATCGCACAGGCCGAACTTCCCTTTGCAAGTGAGGTCGAGGCCGCCGCCCAGCAGATCAACCAGGAATTGAAAACAGGCATGCGAGGGTATCGTATTGAGATCCTCAAGCATACGGCCGCCGGAGAACTCACCTCCCAAACGGCGCTCCAACGCACCGACTCGGCGCGGTGGATCCGGCGTCAAGGATATCACCTCTGGCGGATCGTCGATCACCTGTCCGATAGCCCGCACGATCGAGGAGAACAACCGGAGCTGTCGTAA
- a CDS encoding serine/threonine protein kinase, which produces MTQQTKNGGDSAPELDLAGRSVGDYRILRRLGRGAMAEVFLAEQQSLKRNVAVKILMPELAKDQAYVRRFHREAQAAAALTHANIVQIYEVGNSDGIHFIAQEYVPGQNLKQLLNKQGTLEVKLVGAILRQVGAALYKAAEQGIVHRDIKPENILITATGEVKVADFGLARVIAPGADGMNLTQVGITMGTPLYMSPEQAEGKSLDQRSDIYSLGVTCYQLLAGRPPFEGDNPLTVAVKHLNTEPERLEKVRGGVPPALARVIHKMLAKKPEDRYQSSSELLRELREVQKSLGSDAFGSDPSDWSIAELASLSEIRSSGIQELSDVMKTSAVTVYRRPSWGKRTVMIGGLVLVCLIFGVALALASKQANLLDIPPEQQAELLPKLGRTAQEQFDFAMFKNKNLGQDQRPEFFASVYRNFPMDQSEENRVWGLKAMKQEAVLLMNHGREQDALRVFDRMAQQQDIYVEAKAFGFAGKAICLKQLNRIPEAEQATADASRTEYLNVLREADPEFAAMFETIRGQLTGQT; this is translated from the coding sequence ATGACCCAGCAGACGAAAAACGGCGGAGATTCCGCCCCGGAGCTCGACCTGGCAGGGCGATCGGTGGGGGACTACCGCATTCTGCGTCGACTGGGTCGGGGGGCGATGGCTGAGGTCTTTCTGGCCGAACAGCAGAGCCTGAAGCGGAACGTCGCGGTGAAGATCCTGATGCCGGAATTGGCCAAAGATCAGGCCTACGTCCGCCGCTTTCATCGCGAAGCTCAGGCCGCCGCGGCCCTAACCCACGCCAACATCGTGCAGATCTACGAAGTGGGTAATTCGGACGGAATTCATTTCATCGCCCAGGAATACGTGCCGGGTCAGAATCTCAAGCAGCTACTCAACAAGCAGGGCACCCTCGAAGTGAAGCTGGTTGGGGCCATTCTCCGCCAGGTGGGTGCGGCCCTGTACAAAGCGGCAGAGCAGGGGATCGTCCACCGTGACATCAAGCCCGAGAATATTCTGATCACGGCAACCGGCGAAGTGAAAGTCGCCGACTTCGGCCTGGCCCGCGTCATTGCCCCCGGAGCCGACGGAATGAACCTGACCCAGGTCGGCATCACGATGGGCACGCCCCTCTACATGAGCCCGGAGCAGGCCGAGGGGAAATCGCTCGACCAGCGAAGCGACATCTATTCGCTGGGAGTAACGTGTTATCAACTGCTCGCCGGACGACCTCCGTTCGAAGGGGACAACCCGCTGACCGTCGCCGTGAAGCACTTGAACACCGAGCCTGAACGACTGGAAAAGGTACGCGGTGGTGTTCCCCCAGCTTTGGCCCGGGTGATCCACAAGATGCTGGCTAAGAAGCCGGAGGATCGCTACCAAAGTTCCTCGGAACTGTTGCGTGAGCTGCGCGAGGTGCAGAAGTCGCTCGGAAGCGATGCGTTCGGCAGCGATCCTTCCGATTGGTCGATCGCCGAACTGGCCTCCCTGTCGGAAATTCGCAGCAGCGGAATTCAGGAACTGTCCGACGTGATGAAGACTTCCGCCGTTACCGTCTATCGCCGCCCTTCTTGGGGCAAGCGGACGGTGATGATTGGTGGCCTGGTGCTGGTTTGCCTGATCTTTGGCGTGGCGCTCGCGCTGGCGTCGAAGCAGGCCAACCTTCTGGATATTCCTCCCGAACAGCAGGCCGAGCTGCTACCCAAGCTGGGGCGAACGGCACAAGAGCAATTCGACTTCGCGATGTTCAAGAATAAGAATCTTGGCCAGGACCAACGTCCCGAGTTCTTCGCCAGCGTTTATCGCAATTTCCCGATGGATCAAAGCGAAGAGAACCGCGTCTGGGGGCTCAAAGCAATGAAGCAGGAAGCCGTGCTGCTGATGAACCATGGCCGCGAACAGGATGCGCTGCGCGTCTTTGATCGCATGGCTCAGCAGCAAGATATCTATGTCGAAGCCAAGGCGTTTGGCTTCGCCGGCAAGGCGATCTGTCTGAAGCAGTTGAACCGAATCCCCGAGGCCGAACAGGCCACGGCGGATGCGTCTCGTACCGAGTACTTAAACGTGCTACGAGAAGCTGACCCCGAGTTCGCCGCGATGTTTGAAACGATTCGCGGCCAGTTGACCGGGCAGACCTAG